Part of the Sphingomonadaceae bacterium OTU29LAMAA1 genome, CATGTGGCGCGGGCAGATCGAAGAAGTCGTTAGGCGTCACCTCACCCCTGGTGGCTTGCACAATCGCCGCCATCATTACGGCATTTGGTCTCTGATGCCCCTTGGCATACCGTTCGACGGTACGCGCATGGGAGCTTCCGATTCGACGTGCGAACTCGGCGTAGGTTAGAGCATGTGCGCTCATGTAGCCCGATAGCTTCATGAGGACGCAATTAGCTGATACGGCTAAAAGAGGCAAGATAATTGGCTGAAGACGCTAACCAAGACGATCAGGGCGACCATCTTGATCCTTTTGCTGACACCGTAATTGGTCGCCGCATGCGGGCGGAGCGTAAACGCCAGGGTATTTCCCTTCGAGAGGTCGCCGAGCGGGTAGGTGACGGCGTACATCTAACAACAATCGCCAAGCTTGAGAGCGGGCGCATGCGGGTAACGTACGACTGGGCTAGAAGGATAGCTGCCGCCCTAGGTACTCCGGCGCTAGAGTTTTTTATACCTGAAGAATCACTAAACCAAGCTAAAGCCGTTCCGGTCTACACCGGTCTAACTTGGCACGCTGGCAGCTTATTTGAAGATGCCGTGAGTCATTATACAGCAATATACAACAGTCGGGATGATCTAGTCGGTGTGGTACTGGGCCCGGTCCAGCCTGATATTGAGTCAGAATACCCGCTAGTCACTGTAATTATCGATCCTGAGGATACCCAACTCAGGCACGGCGGAGCATTTCTCTTCTTTCATCCAGAGTTAGGGTATCACGCAGCAGGTGTTTTCAAGTCAGATCCTGATCGCTTAGTCCCATGGATCAGCGCTTTCGCTGGGCTTCTATTTTTACCGGCAGAAGGAGTGATCGTAGCTGGTCGGATTGTCGAAACCCAGCGCGGCCTTGTTAGCCGAAACAGCTAAATTCTCATTGCGGCATTTAGCTGTTTCGGCTAAATACCCTGCATCAGCCGATCGCCCCCGGGCCGTGAAACTGATCGCAGGCCGGTAAAGCACGCTCTCTTCGGAAGCCTCTGTCGCACTCCTGCGCCACCCGTGGGAGACAGCACATGGCCAGTCAGCCGACCTTTGCCCCGTACACGCCGCTGCGACATGCAGCGCCGAAGCCGAACATCCGCATCGCCTACATCGCTGGCGATGCTGCTACCGCCATCCACCGCGGCATGGCGTCCATCCCCGCCGCCGTCCGGGAGAGCACGCTGGAAGAGCTGGCGATCGCCGGCCTCACCGACGAGCTGATCGCCGCCGGCCGGGAGCTTCTCTCGCCTGCCATGTACGCTGCGTTTCTTCGCTGGGGTGAGACGGCATCCCACTTCGTCACGAGGTATGAGACTGATGAAGTGGGCGATGCGCGCTGTGAGGCAGCTGGCGAGGCAGGCGCTAGGCTAGCCTCGATCCCAGCCGAGAACATTCACGACATGCTGCTGAAGACGCGCATGCTTAACTCCATCGAGGCCGACTGCTCGGACTTCGGATCCATGCAGCGCACGCAGCGCCTGGACCCTACCGTCAGCAAGCTGGCGCTCGCGATCGGCAGCGACCTTGAACAGATGTCGCCGGTCACCGCTCTGATCGAGCAGATTGCGACCCTTGCCTGGGAAAACTCCCCGCCGGAACTGATGGCACTGGCTCCAGATATCGGCGGCATCATTACCAGCGCTTTCGCCGCTGCCCGCGAGAATTTGGGCGTCGATATCCCTGCTCGCCCCAAGCTGCCGAAGACGCTGGAGGGCTACAGCCCATTCATGCGTGGGCCGCTGGTAGCGTGGCAGAGACAATACGACCGTTATCTAGCCGCGGACGACGCACTGACGAGCTACGATCGCAATGTGCATACCCCGTTCTTCAAGCAGGCGGAAGTCGACGACACCGAAGCACGCCTCGTCCAAGAGGGATATGATGAGCTGCTGGAAGACACCTACGGTGCCCTCGCCACCCTGCTCCAGCTGCCAGCACCATCGGCGGCTGAGCTTGCCATTAAGTTGACGCTATATCTGCAACACGCGGCATGGGACTTGGGCTGCGCGAAGGAGATCGCCCAGCGCATGACGGCTGACGCTCGTCGGTTCGCTCGGCACGGCGCTTTCATTCAGGCGGATGGCAACCTTCTCGCCGCGTTCGGCGGCTGTCGTCGTGAAATGCAAAATGCCTACGGCACGGACGCAATGTCGCGCGACGAAGAGGATGCCCACTTCGCGCGTCTCGACGCTTACGAGACAAGGCTGCACGACCAGCCTGCGTCAACGATCGAGGGCGCAATCGCCAAGCTTCGTATCGCCTTCAGCCGGATGAACCCTGATGCCTGGTCCAACCACGCCATCATGGACCCTAATAGCCGGGACTTCCGCGAAGGTTTGCGGATGGGAGGGATGTTCGAGCGCATTGCCTGGGGCGCCATCGAGGACCTTGCCCGCATCAGCGGCATCAATCTCACGGAGCAGGGCGCATGATCGCCGTGCGCCGATCCGGCCGGTCAGCCGGGTATGATCCAGTTCAACTCGTCGGCTGCAGCCTCGGCAGTTTTGGCCAAATGCCGAACGTAGTCCTGGAAGATCGGCACGGTGAACGTGACGATCACCGGGTCACCGTCGGGCTCTTTGAACGTGAGGACGACGAACCGGGTGCCCGTCTCGTCGATCATGAGCCCGGCTTCCATCGCGCCGGGTCCGCTGGGGCTGATTACGATCTCGGCCATGTCGTTGGGCTCCTGCGGGTCACTGATCGGGTTGAACGCCGGTCGCTTACACCAACCGCGCGGAGTTTCACATGAGCCTGGGGCGCATCATCAAAGCGGTAGAGCCTTGGTACAACTGGGGAATGATTACCGTCGAACGCATGGATGAACTCCAGCGCGACGACAACGGCCGGCTATCCACCGGCGGTGAAGGTGAGGTCGGGTTCTTCGACCTTCAGTGGTTCGGCATTCATATCGGCGTTCACATCGGGCGGACGCCAAAGCGCGCACGCGGAAAGGGCGCAGCATGATCGGCATGTTTGATCTGGACTGGCGCACGTCGCTACCGTTGTCGAAGATCGAGAAGATTACCGAGGCCGGCGCCGGTAAGCACGGGCAGCCGAACTATCGCATCCACATGGATGGCGGCGGAAGTGAAGAACTGAGCGGTCACGCCTATACTCGCATCGCCTCGACGCCGCTGCAGCTAATCCCGGCCACCGCCGGCATAGAGGCGCTAGCTGTCGGAATCGATGATGGCGAGCATTGGGTAAACCGGGCACCCGTGATCGGCTGGGCCCGCTGCTTTGACGGCTCAATCCGGATTGTCACTCCGGCCGGTGTCGATGACGGACACATGTGGAAGGAAGGCCAAGGCTACGTCCTGATGCCCGACGGCTCAGTACACTCCGTCGGTGAGTACCTCGACGTCTGCCGGTTCGACAGCTTGGATGCCTACGTCGCCTATGAGGTCGATCAACATCGACAGCGCACAGAGGACCGCTCGCTCGCGGAGGCGCAGTCATGACCGGCGTTTTCGAAGCTGCCGAAGAGGTGGGTGGCTATGCCACGCGCCACTTTCCGTTGGCCGAGATTGAATCGATCGGCCCCTGTGCCCCACGCAATGGTGTGACGGGCGAATGGTGGGCGGTACGGCGCCGGAGCAAGGACACCCTCTATCTTTCTGAGAAGATGTTGCATGGGCTATTGCGTCGGCCGGTGCAGATCATGCCCGTTGGCCTGGCCTTCACCTTAGTTCGCTTCGGCTGCGACGCTGACGGCCCGTATAGTTTCAGCGATCCAATCCTCGCGTGGGCGCTTTGCTATGATGGCGAGATGCGCCCGGTCACGCGCGATGGCGTCGATGGCGGCATCCCAATCGATGAACCTGTCTACGTCCGAATGCCGGACGGCACGATGGAGGCGGGGCCGAACTGCGATCGGATCGACAGCCTGGAAGAAGGGCTCAAGTCAGCACAGCGCGACTGGGAAGCCAGCAAAGCACGAGGAGCAACGGCATGACCTGTGCTCGCTGCATGCATTTCAGCGCCAAGGCCGCGTCCGACGCAACGATCGAACCGGTGCGTCAGGACCTCGGCCACGTTGGAGTCTGCCGTCGCTACCCACCGCAGATGACGAAGCGCGGTGACGCGTTCCTCACCTCGATCTTCCCCAACGTACACCGCGAGAACGCCTGCGGTGAGTTCCAGGATCGGATGCCGCTATGCTGATGGGCTGTGTAGGCCGTAACTGTGGCTCGTGCGCCTGGTGGGAGCGGCAAGGTCCGCAGCTTTCGAAGGCAACGCGCGATCCCTCCGCCGCCGCCGACACTGGAACGTGCCAGGTGCATGCCCCCGTCGTCGTGCAGGGCAACAGCCCCTTCCCCGTGTCCATGTTCCCGGTGACGCATGAGACGCGTAGCTGCGGCGAGTGGCAGGGGATCGGCAGTGACGGACCTGATGGTGGCGAGACGGTAATACCGTTCCCGACCCCATCGACGAGGATCGCGGCGTGACGGCGTCCCGAGCTGTTGCACCGGCGATACGGTCAGAAGTGCTTACGCATCCGGCGGCATCCTTTCATCGCATCGTCGTTGAAACAGACCGACTGGTCGCGCCATGCGTTATGCCTCTATGGCCCAGCACAGCTACCCAATCCGGATTTCAGATCTCCCCCGCGAGCAGCGTCTCCGCGCGCTCTATCAGCGTTCCGCGCAAGCACGTGCGCAGTGGCAAGCCGGACGGGTTCGGCAGCAATCGTTCTGGTCGCGTCTGTTCGGGTAACCGTCAGGCGGCGGTCGCATGACGCCCCTGCCCCCATTCACCTGCGAGGTCGTGAAGGTTCACGACGGCGACGGGCCTCTCTGGTGCCGATCGGGTCAGAAGGTCCGCATCGCTGGCGTCCAAGCGCCTGACTTCGAAAGTGCAGAGCCATGCCGTCGCCCCGCCGGACGTCGATCAAACTACACCTGCGATGATGCTGCGGCCGAACACAGCCAGCGGATCGTCAGCAGGCTGACGCTGAATAAGCGGCTGGTCTGTCAGCCGACCGGCAAGAGCTACAAGCGGGTGGTCGCGCGATGCACGCTGCCAGACGGTCGCAGCCTGTCCTGCGCCACGATCGCGGCCGGCGCCGCCATTCGCTGGCAGAGCTACTGGCGCCAATACAATATGGGAGAATGTCGATGACCGGGGAGCAACGCAATCGGCTAGTCCGGCTGCCAGAGGTGAAGGATCGCACCGGCCTGTCGCGGACGTCGATCTACCGCAAGATGGATGCGGGCGAGTTTCCTCACGCGATCAAGCTCAGCACCAACGCTGTGGCTTGGCGCGAGACGGAGCTGGAGAGGTGGATCGCCGCACCCACAGAATGGCAGGCGGCGGCTTAGCTACAGCACGTGGCTCCGGTCTCCAGTAGGTGCTTCCCCTCGATCGTGGCTTTCGGCGTCTTGTAGATCATGCCGATCAAGAGCAGGCTACGGCAGGACGACGGGGAGAGACAGCGGTGGCGACGGCAGCAGCAGCGATCATGGCGAAAGCCCAGCAGGATATGATCGGGCACTTCATGACGAGCAACGCGGTGTCACCCGACAGTGCCGTGACATACGAGCCGTCTCGCCGGATCGAGCGCCGGATGTTCGAGCGGATGCAGCGTGATGGTGTGATCGTCGCTGCGGGCAACGACCAGTGGTTCATCGACATACCGCGCTACCACGAACGCTTGAAGACCCGTCGCAAGCGGGTGCTTGGCGTACTTGGAGCCGCGATTGTCGCTGCTGCGGGTTTGGCGCTGCTTGGCTAGTCGCGTCACGACGCAGGAAGATCGGGAACGTCAGATGCGGCACCAATGGAGTGGGAGGTGCGCCGTAATGCAATCTCGCGGCAGTAAGCCTGCAATTAACCCGGCGGATACAATTTCAGACACTATGCTGGAAGCCGGCCTAGCCGCCTACATGGGCAATGCGTCGCACGACGAGATGAGCTTCGTTACGCCCCGCCAGCTAATTCATCTAATCCTTCGGGCGGCCATATCGATTGATACAGTTCAGTCAGATCGTCATCGAGCCTAATCAAATCACGTAGCGTGGTGCTTACGGTATCAGCGAACACCCGGACGTCGGCTACCGAGGTGAATTCCTTAGCTGTGCTGTATTGAACCTCAAGCATGCGCGACTGCGGCCGAACGACACGAACGCCGTGTTTGGTCCGGACGATTTTGCCGTCTCGCTCCCGCCAATTGTCGTGAACGAACCGGTTGCGCTCGTTGCGCAGATCGTTGTCGATGTAGTTCAGTAGCTTCTCTGTGGTTGCATACAGGTCGGGGTCAAGCCCGCCAGCGGCGAGCGCCTTAGCGGCCGCGACACGTTGCCGGACATCCATGACCGACAGGACGGTGTGCATGACTCCCGCTGCCTCTGCCTGTTCAAACTGACGATCGTGAAACTTCGCAAGATTGACGCAGAGATCGTGTAGTACAAACTCGATATCACCCCATCGGATGCTCGCCTCGCCAATGGCGTGAGCTACGTCCCGCATCGGAGGCTCAGAGAAGGTCATGGAAGCTACCGGCCAGAATCAAGAGGACCAAGTGCTTCGCCGCATGCTCAGCACGCCGACAAAGCCGCACGACAAGCCGACAGAGTCAAGCGAGCCGCGTCGGCGCGGGAGGCCGATAGGTGGCGGCGGGTTCAGCGAAGGGGTCGAAACCGTCCTGATTAACCGCTCTTAACGCCGCCCATTATCTCGTGAATAAGTTTAAGTTGGGGCGGGATGAACTCATCAGCTTGCCGCTCAGCGCCCGAACGATAAACGGATTTGACGAGGCTTTGAAGGATAAG contains:
- a CDS encoding helix-turn-helix domain-containing protein; amino-acid sequence: MAEDANQDDQGDHLDPFADTVIGRRMRAERKRQGISLREVAERVGDGVHLTTIAKLESGRMRVTYDWARRIAAALGTPALEFFIPEESLNQAKAVPVYTGLTWHAGSLFEDAVSHYTAIYNSRDDLVGVVLGPVQPDIESEYPLVTVIIDPEDTQLRHGGAFLFFHPELGYHAAGVFKSDPDRLVPWISAFAGLLFLPAEGVIVAGRIVETQRGLVSRNS
- a CDS encoding AlpA family transcriptional regulator; translated protein: MTGEQRNRLVRLPEVKDRTGLSRTSIYRKMDAGEFPHAIKLSTNAVAWRETELERWIAAPTEWQAAA